The genomic region GATTGGGAATTCAATAAAGAAACCAAAAAGAAAAACCTCAAGCACTACAGCATCGACTTCGGCGTGTGCATCTTCTGCGCTAACTGCGTGGAATACTGCCCCACCAACTGCCTCTCCGTTACCGAAGAATACGAACTCGCGGCTTACGATCGCCACGAACTCAACTTCGATAACGTCGCCATGGGCCGCCTTCCCTACAAAGTCACCGACGATCCGATGGTCTCGCCCATGCGCGAACTCGCCTACCTGCCCAAAGGCGTCGTCGATCCCCACGTGGTACCCCATACCGCGCCGCGTGCGGGCAAACATCCCGAAGACATTCTTCAAGAATTAGAGAAACAAGCCGAACGCCAAACCCCGGAAGCCAGTTCCAAAAACTAACCCCCTCCAGCGATCGGGCCGTTGTTGAGTTCCCTTTCGATTTCTCTATTTGTGACCACAAACAAAGGATACGACCGTGAATTTAGCCGAAGGCATTCAGATTATTTCATTCGGGATTTTGAGCGTCGCGCTCATCGGTGCCGCACTAGGGGTGGTACTGTTTAGCAACATCGTCTACTCGGCCTTTTTACTCGGTGGCGTCTTTATCAGCATGGCCGGGATGTATCTATTGCTCAATGCCGATTTCGTCGCCGCCGCCCAAGTGCTGATCTACGTCGGCGCCGTCAACGTCCTGATTTTGTTCGCGATCATGTTGGTGAACAAACGGGAAGATTTCGTCGAGATGCCGAATGCCTGGATCCGCAAAGGGGCAACCGCTTTGGTGTCTTTGGGCTTATTCGCCTTGCTAACCACGATGGTCTTCTCCATCCCCTGGGAAGTGTCTGCCGTAGCGACTCAAGCGAATGGCTCGATTGTGACCATTGGCGAGCATTTCTTCTCGGACTTCTTACTGCCATTTGAGTTAGCTTCCGTCCTCTTGCTCATGGCGATGGTCGGCGCAATTATTTTGGCCCGCCGCGACCTGCTCCCCGACGAGAGTTCGACCCCGAGCGAACAACGGCTGATGTTCGAACAACTGCCCGAACGTCCTCGCGAACCCGTCGGCTCCCTCCAAGGCAGTGCGCGAGATCGGTAAGATCCGACGATCTGGCTGGCTCTGCGTGTTTTTCTTGCAAACGTTCACCTAATTTACAAAAGTTCAAGCAGATGCAACTGCAATATTTTTTAGTGCTGGCTGCCGCTTTGTTCTGCATCGGCATCTACGGATTGATTACCAGCCGCAACGCGGTGCGGGTGTTGATG from Oxynema aestuarii AP17 harbors:
- the ndhI gene encoding NAD(P)H-quinone oxidoreductase subunit I encodes the protein MLNFLSKVGDYAKETLQAAKYIGQGLSVTFDHMSRRPITVQYPYEKLIPSERFRGRIHFEFDKCISCEVCVRVCPINLPVVDWEFNKETKKKNLKHYSIDFGVCIFCANCVEYCPTNCLSVTEEYELAAYDRHELNFDNVAMGRLPYKVTDDPMVSPMRELAYLPKGVVDPHVVPHTAPRAGKHPEDILQELEKQAERQTPEASSKN
- a CDS encoding NADH-quinone oxidoreductase subunit J, producing the protein MNLAEGIQIISFGILSVALIGAALGVVLFSNIVYSAFLLGGVFISMAGMYLLLNADFVAAAQVLIYVGAVNVLILFAIMLVNKREDFVEMPNAWIRKGATALVSLGLFALLTTMVFSIPWEVSAVATQANGSIVTIGEHFFSDFLLPFELASVLLLMAMVGAIILARRDLLPDESSTPSEQRLMFEQLPERPREPVGSLQGSARDR